A section of the Harmonia axyridis chromosome 2, icHarAxyr1.1, whole genome shotgun sequence genome encodes:
- the LOC123673373 gene encoding uncharacterized protein LOC123673373: MSNIDDLVKQRTILKSKLTRMANWFGQDNNKDREECSARKCQLEQIFKDYEHVQTQLELIDSASYEEDRDIVETKYFKVISMATRTMNQFKNSPSEKHNKPTTHSSIKLPEISIPNFSGDIKQCPSFFELFNVLITDNENLSDIQRLMYLKSALSKEPLQLIENLEVVGLNFNIAINTLKDRYDNPHLIVNSYIRKLLNVPSLTKSNEHALRDFITQIKTNIAALKTYKLSEKLTDLILIQIFTQKLDFTLKKEFEEEKNTSEFPTLPEFIGFLEKKYKVLENLGSTEQTGHSKFKTSPKYAHTHSYHANTSNRTNKNKFFKCLMCNTDEHKIYSCRKFMNLSPNDRHSLVKEKNACLNCLTLGHSVQSCSSQHTCFNCHRKHHSLLHFNRTSTRQYSNEVPSQRSNNEVSRSNNLSQIQNESQEVSHLSTSAQPIITTRNENISIGQNVSSLSSLSSNNQVLLATACVKLYDSHNKQVIARCLTDSASQTSFITEDLVNRLHLQPYNQTIQISGISQSCSMSNRMIDLTIHSLVYPHRKFKVSCAILKNITCQQPQSYINSRSIPIPYGIKLADIRFNIPSNIDILLGADIYFEIIMNGIIKLGPGRPVLQNSHLGYLIAGKVPQSAHMSRATHLALAQFSQNSIESSKSIVNQEDSPNNILTEFCEIEEISNQSEHILSSAEENAERIGMQNISSLIIV, from the exons ATGTCTAATATCGATGATTTGGTTAAACAAAGAACCATACTTAAGAGTAAACTAACTAGAATGGCCAATTGGTTCGGccaagataataataaagatagaGAAGAATGTAGTGCTCGTAAATGTCAGTTAGAGCAAATCTTCAAAGACTATGAACATGTTCAAACTCAATTGGAGTTAATTGACTCTGCCTCATATGAAGAGGACAGAGATATTGTAGAAACTAAGTATTTTAAAGTTATATCTATGGCAACgagaactatgaatcagttcaaaaactcgccaagTGAAAAACATAATAAGCCCACTACTCATTCTAGCATAAAGTTACCGGAAATTTCGATTCCTAACTTCTCGGGTGATATTAAACAATGTCCGAGTTTCTTCGAACTATTCAACGTCCTCATAACAGACAACGAAAATTTGTCTGACATCCAACGGTTGATGTACTTAAAATCAGCATTATCAAAAGAACCGTTACAACTTATTGAAAACTTGGAAGTTGTAGGTTTGAATTTCAACATAGCTATTAACACTTTGAAAGACAGATATGATAATCCACATCTTATTGTCAACTCTTATATTCGTAAACTATTGAATGTTCCCTCCTTGACGAAAAGTAATGAACACGCGTTAAGAGATTTTATTACGCAAATCAAGACAAATATCGCTGCCTTGAAGACTTATAAATTATCGGAGAAATTAACGGATTTGATTCTCATACAAATTTTCACCCAGAAATTGGATTTCACtctgaaaaaagaatttgaagaagaaaagaatACTTCAGAATTTCCAACGCTCCCAGAATTTATTGGTTTCTTAGAAAAGAAATATAAGGTACTCGAAAATTTAGGTTCAACAGAACAAACAGGTCATTCGAAATTCAAAACTTCCCCTAAATATGCCCATACGCATTCTTATCATGCTAACACGTCGAACAGaacgaacaaaaataaatttttcaaatgtcttATGTGTAATACGGATGAACATAAGATATATTCGTGtaggaaattcatgaatttgtcTCCTAACGATCGTCACAGTCTAGTGAAAGAAAAGAATGCTTGTCTGAATTGTCTTACGTTGGGTCATAGTGTACAATCGTGTTCTAGTCAACACACATGTTTCAATTGCCATCGAAAGCATCATAGTTTGCTCCATTTCAATAGGACTTCAACTCGCCAATATTCCAATGAAGTTCCTAGTCAAAGATCCAACAACGAAGTATCCAGATCAAATAATCTATCACAAATTCAGAATGAATCTCAAGAAGTTTCTCATTTGTCCACTAGTGCTCAACCAATCATTACAACtcgtaatgaaaatattagtaTAGGTCAAAACGTGTCTAGTCTTTCATCTTTATCTTCTAATAATCAAGTCCTTTTAGCTACTGCCTGTGTAAAATTATATGATTCACACAACAAGCAAGTTATTGCTCGTTGTTTGACTGACTCCGCAAGTCAAACATCTTTCATAACTGAAGATCTGGTCAACAGACTTCATCTCCAACCTTACAATCAAACAATTCAAATTTCTGGCATCTCACAAAGTTGTTCTATGTCAAATAGAATGATTGATCTAACAATTCATTCGTTAGTATACCCTCATCGAAAGTTTAAGGTTTCCTGTGCTATTCTTAAAAATATAACGTGCCAACAACCACAGTCATATATCAACTCGCGTTCTATCCCCATTCCTTATGGCATTAAATTAGCGGATATCAGATTCAATATTCCTTCCAATATTGATATTCTCTTAGGTGCAGAtatctattttgaaattattatgaatGGCATTATCAAATTAGGTCCTGGTCGACCTGTTCTTCAAAATTCTCACTTAGGATATCTAATTGCAGGAAAAGTCCCACAGTCAGCTCACATGTCTCGCGCTACTCACTTAGCATTGGCACAATTTTcccaaaattcaattgaatcttcAAAGTCGATTGTTAATCAAGAAGATTCACCAAATAATATTCTGACTGAGTTCTGTGAAATTGAAGAGATATCTAATCAATCTGAACACATTTTATCTTCAGCAGAAGAGAATGCTGAACGGATA GGCATGCAAAATATTTCTTCCCTCATCATTGTGTAA